The Apus apus isolate bApuApu2 chromosome 4, bApuApu2.pri.cur, whole genome shotgun sequence genome contains the following window.
CCCCCAGCGCGCAGGCGCGGCCGGCGGGGGCCGGTGGGGCCGGGAAGGGCGGGAGGCGGGGCCGAGGCGGGGCAGGGCGGTCCCCGCACCGGCTGCGCGGCGGGTGCGAACCCGTCCTGATGAGCTGGCTCCCCGACGTTGTTGTGGTAGCGGCATAAATACACAGCGCGGGTGCTGGCTGCCCAGCGGCTCCAGCAGGGCCCGCACTGGGCGCCCGCGGCCCGGGAAGCCGCAGTGCCTGGGGCTGCATCCCCGGGGCTAGGGAGCGGAGTCTCCCCCTCTGCTCCGCTCTCGTGAGGCCCCGCCGGGaatcctgtgtccagttctggagctctcaACATCAGGGGGACACGGAGCGGTTGGAGTGAGCCCAGAGGAAGGCCAGGAGGGTGATCGgggtgctggagcacctctcctgtgagggcTGGCTCAGAGAATTGGGGATGTTCTGCCtgcagaagggaaggctccggagagaccttacagcagccttccagtacctgaaaggtaAACTGGAGAACCGAGGGAGGAtgttttacaagggcatgtagtgataagaaaaaggggtaacagtttcaaactgagagagggaagatttagatgtcaggaagaaattctttactgtgagagtggtgagacactggaacaggttgcccagagaagctgtggataccccatccctggaggtgttggatggagctttgagcaacctggtctactggaaGATGTCCCTACCCATGGCAGAGcaattggaactagatgatctttaagatcccttccaacccaaaccgttctgtgattctgtatcaCTCTGTGACATGTGGAAAGGGCACGGGGGCGGGATGCCACCCTGGCTGTCATCGTCTGGGAACGGCAGGGAATTTACGGCTGGTGTTGCCCTCcagaggcagggctgcctgctgtggagcagccaGTCGATGCTCAGCCAGATCGATGCTGGGGCGGCTGGTGGCCTTATGCAAACAACCTTCTGTGTATCAGTATCAATGCTATTAAAGTTAACACCCAAATGTAAGCGCCTTGCCTTTGTGGAACCAGGGAAATGAGCAGCTGAAATGGCGTGTTAACTTAGGGATGCTATTCTTCAAACACAGGCTATATGTTATTGCAGATAAAATCGATATGAGCATTAAAGGATTTTGCAGTTTACTTCATTATGTAAACTGTGGTAGTTGAActcattttccttcagttatTCACATCAGCTGTAATGGGTAATGTCTCTATAACGATCTGCATTATAAACCTTTGCAGCTCAAAAACTATCACTGAAAATTTGTCATTAAAACCATTCCTTCTAATAACAACATTAATTGTAAACGTACTAACTGAATGAAGAGAGTGATGAACCACAAAAATACATGTGATGCAAAGCATGCCTGAGGTGGGGAAATGGAGCAGACTGGAACAGGATCATTTCACTTACCCAAAGAAAGGCCTCGTCGAGTTGCTTTAGGGACAGTGTCTTAATTCAGCCCACTCCCTTACAACTGACTATGCAGCAAAGTTAGTATGTCAGTCAGTTATTTAGTCAAGTTACTTGCTCAGAGCCCAGCCCTTCGatgcagaggctgctggcaTTTTCCACGAGCAGTGCTGGGTGCCTGTTCCCACCTCTGCAGCGCATGGCACTTTGAGGACAGCAGCATCATGCTGGAAATGGGGACCTTTGGCTGTGCTGTCAGGCTGGGCTCAGCCCTCGCTGCAGGCTCAGGTCGTGGTTGGCTGCTCTTTGTGTTGGTGCTTCACTGAAGGGTATTTACTTTCTGGCTTATGTTTGAATATTCCACAGATGTGGCTTAAGCTTCTTAAACACCCAAATATGTTTGCAAGTACATTGTAAAAAATTTTCTTAACCTGTACAGGAGTAGTGCTGTAAATTTAAAGGGCAAGGGCACACTCATTTTCCCAGAAGCTAAGCATGTTAATACATTTTGGAAGgataaaggaaaacagattgcATTATTCTCAAGAAAGCAAAGCTCTTTGTGGCCAGAAAAGTAGATCCATAGACTGTAAGATGAGAACCACTGAATACCAGCGACTGAAACTTCCTCAAGAACTGACATGGCACTCATTCTTGAGAAAGAGCAACCATAGTTCTTGCTGCTTGCAGACTAAAAGCAAAATGTAGACTACGTCTCACTTAATAAACACAataccaagaaaataaatgcagtatCTCTGAACCCAGGCACGCAATGAATGAAACGTACTCACCCCATGTCCATCCATGACCAAAAGGTGGATGTTAGTGACACTGAGCAGCACTGTACACTTTTTCTTGCAGCAAGTGTTAATTAAGCTCCAGGCTTTCGGGCACAGCACTCAGCTGTGGGTGGGCAGCTCGGTGTCTCCCTTCGGGCACGGCCACGGAGCAGAGCCCGGCCAGGCGGGAGGGCGCGGCCCCGCGGCTCCTACCGCCCGCACCCCCCGCAGGCGGGGGAGGCAGGCAGCGATGTCCCCACACGCACACTGAAGCGTTTCTGTTCCCCGCAGCGCGACCTCCCGCCCTCCCAAGGGCTTGGGAAGGGGCTTGGGAAGGGGCTTGGGAAGGGCTCGGGAAGGGGCTTGGGAAGGGCTCGGGAAGGGGCTTGGGAAGGGGCTTGGGAAGGGGCTTGGGAAGGGCTCGGGAAGGGGCTTGGGAAGGGGCTTGGGAAGGGCCGGGACGTGGGGCAGGGACCACCCAGCCTCCCGCCGCGCGGGGGCGCCggtcgccgccgccgccgctccttCCGGTCCTCTCGATGGTGCCTCCTCCGCCTCCCGCCGTCTCCGCGGACAACGTCCGCTTCCGGCTTTTAAGTTCCGGGTGTTCCGGTGGCGGCGGCGATGGCGGCGGCCTCCTCCtcggcggcggccgcgggctGCCGAGAGGGCCCGGCCGCTACCGCTGGGCCCGGCTGGAGCGACTCCCAGTTCCGTCGTTACTCCTTCGAGACGCGGCCCATCCCGCGGCTCAGTCACAGCGACCCCCGCGCCGAGGAGCTCATCGAGAACGAGGTACGGGGAGCgctgccggcccggcccgggggctgcggcggggccggcacCTCGTGCGGCGCGGCGAGGGGCAGCCAGCCCGGCCGGGCGGTGCAGGGCCGCAGGGCGGGGCGTGGGGCTCCCCGGGGCCCGGCCCCGTCCCGGGTACCCCCACCCACCCGTCCCGGTTCTGCCCTCCAGGGGTCCCCGCTTCCCGCCCGGGCCCGGTTGTTGCCGCTGACCTGTGCCTTTTAGGTGTTGCGGGCATGGCTTTTCCCTGCCACAGAGTTGAGCTGTGAAGTTTGCAGGAAACGTACTTCGTTCTGGGGATGGAATTCGTGGGAATTATGTGTAAAACCATCAGCACACGTTTAGGTTGTTGCTGTTTATAAGCGAGGAGAGAGAGGATGTTGGTCGTTTTCCTTTTGtagtggtggggttttttttttgtgtagaaGAGGCGGTGTAATCTCTGTTTTTCAATGGCTGATGGCTATCTGCAGTCCTCTGAGAAAAGAGATGGGTGCTGTCTCTGTCTGTTTCTGGATTCAGAAGTATTTATCTTCCAGTATTTAGCCCTTCATAGCTAAGGCTGAAAGTGACCAGACAGAATCTACTGTTTCCTTGCTACGTGGCAGGACCAAGTAGGTCTAAAACTGGTCCCAGCTAGTGTTTGTGTAGCCTCACGTGTTAGAGATTAGCCAAGTAGATAGTGGGACTGTCCCATTGCTACCAGGAGCCAACTGTAGGAGCAGGCCACCAGTTTCTTAAAGCTTCACatcatgttttgtttgtttttctttccagaccATGGTGTCATATTTATTACCCTAAGTGCCTTTTTTGATTCTCAGTTTTCAAAGAGAGCTTGTGCTCTTGCAGTAATGAATGTGATGGTTCTCGAGTTCAAGAGGTCCTTGAATCGATAAACTTCCTGTTTCTCTCCAGGAGCCAGTGGTGCTGACAGATACAAATCTGGTTTATCCTGCTCTGAAATGGGACCTGGACTACCTGCAGGAAAACATTGGCAACGGGGACTTCTCAGTGTATAGTGCCAGCACACACAAGTTTTTGTACTATGATGAGAAGAAGATGGCCAATTTTAAGAATTTCAAACCCAAGTCGAGCAGAGAAGAGATGAAGTTTGCTGAGTTTGTGGACAGACTTaaagaaatacaacaaaaagGAAGTGCTGAGAGGTAAGTAACATACAGAGatttctccatttctgcagGTCTGAGGAGTGAGTAAGTTTATCTTCAGTGAGTGTTGATGGCTAAGTCCTctcaaacttttcttttttatagccCTGCTTTTTCTGAGCGAACTGTTTGCATTGTCTgcagaggtttttatttttttcttctctgtctgaGGCAGGGTTTGGATAGAGGAAGCCTTGACCATCACTTTATTTTGGCAGACTGTTATTGGTAGAGGAGCTTAGTTATCTGATCCAAAGGTACAGGCTGTGGCACTCAGCCTATTTTTTACAGAATAGCAAGGCAGCTGGTGCTAACCCTCATTCAGAAAGATGAGATGATGTTGCATATGTGCTGAGTATTTGTTGGTGCTGATGGTGTACATCACTAACAGCTGTAATTTACTGAGAGAAGCTTCACATTTATATGGAATATTACTCTGAGCAGCTGTACTGAAATAGCCAGTTAATTTTATCAGTTACTAGCCATTTAAAAGGAGATATAGATGCTTTATTGTATATTAACTGGAAGCAACTCAGTGTCTGTGTCCACTTGTCAACTATACTTTTCTTTATCAGTTTTGGTTGTGCTTTTTCCAAGAGAGAAGGCAATCCTTGagcttaaaaatgcatttttcttccagcattGCAGACAGCGGTCTGTAGTACTGCAGTTGTTAACACTGATGTTTGACTCCTCTGATCCTCTATGCCTAATGTGAATGTGGCTTTAAAGTAATGTGATACTGAAGCATGTTGGGTTTCCTGAGCCCTTTTTTGCACTCACTTCTGGTACAAGAGGTAACTCTTATTGCAGATGACTCACAGTGGTGCCATTTATCTGGAGATGGTTTATTAGTGTGTTCCATATTTGATAGTGGCCagtctttttatatttttctctttctgtactGTGAGGGGGTTATTCTTGCTccaaaattcttttttctcttgtgatCAAGCAGAACTGaattctgttcctttctgtGCGAGGAAATCTTTCAGCAAAGTCTGGGGACTTTCTGAAGCTGTTTCCTTCCACAAGTGTTTATGGTATGTGGTGATAGAACAGAATCTCTAAGAGTCACGTCTGTTTGTGTTGAAGTCATTCTGAAGAGATGCCGAGATAAGTCTTTATGTTCATGGCAAAAATTAATACTTGCTTTCCGCTTCTCTCTGGGGAAATACAGGCTGTATCTGCAGCAAACCCTGAATGACACAGTTGGAAGGAAGATTGTGGTGGATTTCCTTGGCTTCAACTGGAACTGGATTAACAAGCAGCAGGGGAAGCGTGGCTGGGGTCAGCTGACCTCCAACTTGCTTCTTATTGGAATGGAAGGTAAGCAGTTTCATCTGACTGGAAGGAAAGTGGAGAAGATTTGGTCAGCAGTTCTGCATTTGATGTCCAGAATGTGTTTCAGTTGGATTTTCCACTAGTTTCTATGTGTTCCTTCATAGCAGGTAGTTTGAAGCTTTGGGTTGGGAGGGTTCTGTTGTCACAACTTAGCTTGGGTTACAGAGAGGAAACAACCAAAGGAATAGCGTGTATTTCCCCAGAGATGTACTTTGAATGCCTGGATGTAGTGTCCTGCTCATGGAAAGGCTCTATGTGATGCTGGTAGGGCTGCCTTTTAGTTCCAGTTTCTCAGAGACCTGTTTATTGTTTGAAGTTTCAGGTGCTGTACATTTTAAATGCTCAGAGTTGGcagatttaaaatgcaaaaggatTTGCAATTTGAGCAAAGCTGGTCTTCGGGCTTTTCTTAGCACATCCAGTGTCTACCTAGGAGGAAATGTCAGTTATTCTGTGAAGCATTTGATCTTTTTTGAGCTGGTACACTCTGGGGAGAAATTGTCTTTCAATTAAGAGCTGAATTTCTTCTTGGAAGGTTGGAGGGCACTGGAGAACTTGATAAAACCTAAAAATATCTGGATAGAGTGGAATTCCAAATCCACATGGAGACTGACTCATAGACAGGTGCCTTAGAAGACAGAGATACAGCTATGCTGTTGGCAAGGAGAGCATTCTAGTAGAAAGTGATCTCAAAAACTGGGCAAGGAATGTGTACAGTTTTGTGGAGTGGGGTGGCCTATAATCAGGCTGGCCTGCACATCCAATTATCATTGTCCAGTTACAATTATTTGGCAATTCATGGCTGTTCAGTTCTGACAGCAGACGTTTTTTGTCCTTTGCAACAAGTCATACTCAACTTAGAGTAGTTTGTCTTTGCCGCTTGTTTTACTAGCTGAGAGCAAAGAACCTGACATAAAAGCACTGCATCAACACTTCCCTACAGGTCAGAAAATGATCAGTGAAATCCTCTTTTCAACAGGCTATGCACAAGAACCAAGGAGTTGTCTTGAACCAGTGTGTGCTAGAAAAAGGAGTGTCTTGTCAGGAACGTGTGATTGTATGGTCTATTTAATGAACTGTTACTTTAATTCTCTTTAGTGAAAATTCATATAAGAGACAAACTAAAAGAGTAATATCTGATTTAGCAAATAGCCTGAACAACATAGTTCTGAGGGGTTCAGACTGATCCACTGTGTTTAAAGATTTGATTAAATTTAAGATCTAGTAGTGACAGTCAAGCTTCATAACTGTTAATGAGACTGAGGAGGTGCTCTTGGGAGCCCTGATGACAAAGAgatttgtttacttgttttcttGCCAAACTACTAGGACTTTTTTCAAAAATCAGACTGTTAGATtccttttctcaagactaatGATTTTTTGAAAGTCCATTGCACAACTTGTCATCTAAAGAGACTGTTTTATGAAAAAGTTTCTTGTCAATGTTTGCCATCTGCTGCTCATGGAAACAATCTGGAAATCCTAATCCTGTAGTAGATAAGTTGCTGAATATAGATTTAGGGTGGAAATTATTGAGTGGGGTAGCAGCTGTTCAATAAAGGCTGACTGATACAGCAATGAGTTTGTAACCATCCTGTGGTCACTTTCTTTGTTTAGTTTGCTGAATACGTAGCAGTGAATTTACTGTCTTGAGTAAGGAATATAACTTCTGTCTTTCATACCTGTGTGTAAGAGtgtcttttctctctgtgcagGGAATGTGACGCCAGCTCATTATGATGAACAGCAGAACTTCTTTGCTCAGATTAAGGGTTACAAGAGGTGTATCCTGTTCCCTCCTGATCAGTTTGAATGCCTCTACCCTTATCCTGTGCACCATCCATGTGACAGACAGAGCCAGGTGAGAGTAGCAGATCTGCTCTCTGCCCCATGCCAAAAAAGGGCATTTGTGATGATGCTAGGTGGGAGGAAGCTCCACTGGAATGAAAGCTTCATACTACTTGCTGAGCTTTTGCAAAATCTGCTAACTGGTGAATACATTGAAAATAGATGGAAGGACTGGTGATGTTTCTGTGTCTCGTCCTGACTTGCAATTGCTAGGCCTAGAAACATCTTTGATAGCACAACTAGGCTGCACTTGGTACCTTCTTTGTTCTATTTCCTTGATCACTTGGTCAAACACAGATTTGCTCAGAGACAAATTGAAGGACACCTGTCTATGTTGGTGATACTTTGGGGGTACTACAGGACCTTTCGATGGAGTTAAGATGGAATGGGAATGTAAAATTCATAGCAGGAGCATCAGGATGATTTGATTCTGAGAGACAATAATAAGGACTATTATTTCAGGAAGTTCTTCTGAGTTTCTTAATGCTTTCTTCTGTTAGGTGGACTTTGACAATCCTGACTATGAGAAGTTTCCAAACTTCCGGAGTGTGGTTGGCTATGAGACAGTGGTGGGTCCAGGGGATGTGCTATACATACCTATGTACTGGTAAGAACAATGGTGGGGGACTGCACAGTGACCCAGCAAGCATAGGTTTAAAAGGTCTTCTGCTCAAAGTCTTGTGTTGGCTCTTAACAGAATTTTGCTTTAACTTCTCCAGCAAGCATGGTATTTTCTGTGGTATCTATGGCCAatctgcttctgtttcctgTCTGTTGGATGGGCATGGTGATTCTTCCTGATAGTATGTTATCTTGTGAGTATTACACTAATGTGTGCAAGAAAAAGATCTATATTTAAATAAGGAGAGCGTTCCAGAAGTTCTGGGGCCTTAATGATGGAGGTATAGGGCAAGGCTTGTCTAGTGCAGTCCAATCCCATCTATCCAAGGTATTTCACTGTAAGCTAAAGCAATagtttattctctttttttgtgtggtttccATGCAGGTGGCACCACATTGAATCTCTCTTGAATGGAGGGATCACCATCACTGTGAACTTCTGGTATAAGGTGAGTTCAGGTACCTTAGTGAGAAGCTTGGATAGCTCTATCCCAGAGGATTTTTTCAGTTAGAAGTGTATTGGCATGTGTGGTCCATGTGAGAACTTCATTGCACCAAATCCTTCACTTACTTCTTTTTAAGTGGTGTTTGAAGAACTGGAAGGCTGGGAGAAGGTGGAGTAGTCTGCCAGTTCAGGAAGTGTGTAATGAGCTGGTTTTGATATTTCAGGGTGCCCCAACCCCAAAGAGAATTGAATATCCATTAAAGGCTCATCAGAAAGTCGCCATCATGAGGAACATTGAGAAGATGTTGGGAGAAGCCTTAGGAAATCCACAAGAGGTACAAAAAAGAACCATATAGCCACTGCTGTTGAAGTAGTTGGCTCAACGTGAAACTTGAGATGCCAACTATTTGGCTCTGCAGGTGTGACAGTGAGGGTAGGATAAAGAAGGTTGTTGTGACTGGTTCTTCCTGGTGTCTTCAGAAGGTCCTTTGGCTACAGAAAGGCAATCTCCTTAAGTATAATTCTGGAGAGGACCACTACAAAGAATGAAATATTGTTCTTGTATCTGGGAGAAGGTGTACTTTGGCTTTAGGCGCTGCCAGGGAAGTGTTGTTCCCAAACTCTCCTTGGCCTTCTGTGCAGCAGGAATACCCAGTATTTGCAAAAAAGAGTGCATTTTACCTGTTGAATCCAAATCTCTTAAATAAGAAAACCTTTTCTATTAATCCCTTCCCACCTAACACATCTTGGTTGTTCCTGAACTCTTCGCAATTTTAATAAACTGGTATTCCATAAAGCAAATTGAAGTATGAAGAATATGGTTTTGAAGATCTCTTGCTGATCTGAAAGTGGAAATGCTAAATGTGAATAGAAGTGTTTTTATGGTCAGACCCTTTCCACTGTGCTGGATCTTCTCTGTAGCACGCTCATGTGAGATCATGCCTTTCCCTGAGATTGTCTTGCTGCTCAGTATGCTGAACTTCCCTCAGCTGATCAGGCACTGCTTAGAAAATGGGAGTGGTcttaactgaaaacaaaacctttatCAAAATTGTCAGTCCTCGCTGTCATT
Protein-coding sequences here:
- the HIF1AN gene encoding hypoxia-inducible factor 1-alpha inhibitor — its product is MSIHDQKVDVSDTEQHFPGVPVAAAMAAASSSAAAAGCREGPAATAGPGWSDSQFRRYSFETRPIPRLSHSDPRAEELIENEEPVVLTDTNLVYPALKWDLDYLQENIGNGDFSVYSASTHKFLYYDEKKMANFKNFKPKSSREEMKFAEFVDRLKEIQQKGSAERLYLQQTLNDTVGRKIVVDFLGFNWNWINKQQGKRGWGQLTSNLLLIGMEGNVTPAHYDEQQNFFAQIKGYKRCILFPPDQFECLYPYPVHHPCDRQSQVDFDNPDYEKFPNFRSVVGYETVVGPGDVLYIPMYWWHHIESLLNGGITITVNFWYKGAPTPKRIEYPLKAHQKVAIMRNIEKMLGEALGNPQEVGPLLNMMIKGRYD